The following nucleotide sequence is from Gallaecimonas pentaromativorans.
AGACGCCATGGACGCCGCCATCAGCCGCGCTGCAGAAATGGCCAAGGAGCTTTGATGAACGCCTTAGTATTTTTGTTCAAGACCCTGTTTGAGCTCTACATCATGGTGGTGTTGCTGCGGGTCTGGTTGCAGTGGGCCAAGGCGGATTTTTACAACCCCTTCAGCCAATTTGTGGTCAAGGCCACCCAGCCCATAGTGCGGCCGCTGCGCAAGGTCATTCCTTCCCTTGGCCCCATCGACACCGCTTCGGTGCTGTTTGCCCTGGTGCTGAGCGCCCTGGAAGTGGTGGTGCTGAACCTTCTCCTTGGTGGCGGCATCCCGCCGCTGCTGTCAATACTGTTTACCGGCGCTATTTTGTTGGTCTCCACCATTTTCCAACTGATCATCTACGTGATCTTCGCCGGCGTGATTTTAAGCTGGGTAGTACGTGGCTATCACCCGGTGGCGGCAGCACTGTTCCAGCTCACCGAGCCGCTGCTGCGCCCCATCCGCAGCATTTTGCC
It contains:
- a CDS encoding YggT family protein, which gives rise to MNALVFLFKTLFELYIMVVLLRVWLQWAKADFYNPFSQFVVKATQPIVRPLRKVIPSLGPIDTASVLFALVLSALEVVVLNLLLGGGIPPLLSILFTGAILLVSTIFQLIIYVIFAGVILSWVVRGYHPVAAALFQLTEPLLRPIRSILPSMGGLDLSPMVLLLGLYFIRILLTDLTGIGF